ACGGAAGGTGTCCACATAGCCCATGGCTGTAAAGCGATCCAGAAAGGCCCGCTCTTCGGGCAAAAAACCCGTATACTTTTCGTTCTGCTTGGGGCGCGCGAGGTCAATGGGCTTGTGCGCTATATTAAAATCCCCGCAAACCACAATAGGCTTGCTTTTGCGGCATTCTTCCGCATAGGCGAGAAAGGCGTCGAAAAAGCCCATTTTGTACGGCACACGCTTGAAGCGGCCCGTGGGCTTGCCGTTGTCGTCCAGTTCTTCCGCACCGCCATTGGGAAAGTAGCCATTAAAAAAGTGGAACTGCGGGTACTCCAGATGCAGCAGACGGCCCTCGCCCTGAAATTCCGGCTGGGGCAGCTCTATGCTGACATTCAGCGAAGGTATCTTGCTGAATACCGCCACGCCCGAGTATCCCTTTTTTACCGTGCTCCACGACCAGTGGGATTCCCAGCCGTCAGGATCGCGCACGTCTTCGCTCAACTGGTCAGGGTGGGCCTTAGTTTCCTGCAAGGCCACAACCTGCGCTTCAGTACGCGAAAACCATTCCCATTCGGGCTTGCCCGCCACGGCGCGCAGACCATTGACATTCCATGAAACAAGCTTGAGCTGCATACGTCCTCCTGCCGCAGCATAGCCTTGCCTTGTTTTGCGGGCAAGGGGCCTCAGGGATGGCTTTATCTGCAACGCATTGCCAGAACGGGCTTTTTGCGGTATCAGGAATGTGGGCGTATATACGCCGCCAAACCCTTTTCGGGACATTTTTCAAGGAGTCGCTTATGGATATTTTGCCAATTCGTCGCGCTATTCTGAGCGTTACGGACAAAAGCGGCCTTGTGGAGTTTGCCACGTTTCTTACCTCGCGGGGGGTGGAGCTTATCTCCACCGGCGGCACCCAGAAGGCCCTTGAGGCGGCCGGGCTGGCCGTTACCGCAGTAAGCACGGTAACAGGATTCCCAGAGATTCTGGGTGGCCGGGTCAAGACCCTGCACCCCAAGATTCATGCGGGCATTCTGGCCAACAAGGACGAGCCGCAGCACATGCAGACCCTGACGGAAAAGGGCATTCGCCCCTTTGACCTTGTCTGCGTCAACCTTTACGACTTTGCAGGCGCGGTGGAACGCCACCTCTCGCTTGAGCAGGCCGTGGAGGAAATTGACATCGGCGGCCCCTGCATGCTGCGCGCTGCGGCCAAGAACTTCCACAGCATTCTGGTGCTGCCCTCGCCGCAGTGGTACACCGCCGCCATGGAAGAAATGGAAAAAGACACCACTGTGGGCCTTGAGTTCCGGCAGGTCATGGCCTCGCGCGCTTTTGAGGCAACCTCGCGCTATGACGCACTGATCACCTCGTATCTGCGTCCCTAGGCTTGTACACAGCCCACGCACCGCATTTGTTCACGCACCCGCAGCCCTGCCCCTTTTGAGGTACAGTGGTTGCGGGTGCGGTTAACATTTTTTCGTTCAGGAGCTTCCCATCCCAAAGCCAGAAGGTAACGTTCAGGGGCTCAAGCCGAGCCAGCTTGCAGCACTCACCCGTCTGTTCAACCGTCGTTTCCCGGCGGAAGAAGTCTACACCGTTGACCAGGCGCGGGAACTCTCCCTGCTTTCACGCGCCGTGGGGCGGCAACTGGGCCTGCTCATTGACCGCAAGGGCCGGGTGCAGATGGTTATTGTGGGCGAAGCGGGCAGCATCATGATCCCTGAACTGCCGCGCGGTCGCAGCGGGCAGGAACGCCTGCGCGGCCTGCGCCTGCTGCACACCCACCTTTCCCCCGGCGGCATCAGCCAGGAAGACCTGATGGATATGCTGTTTCTGCGGCTGGATGCCGTGGTGGCGCTCACCGTGAACCCGGTTGGCGAGCCCGTGCAGTGGCAGGCGGCCCATCTCTTGCCCAATCCTTCGGGCGGCCAGCCCTATCATCTGGATACGCCCCAGCCATGGGACCGCACGGAATCCCAGTTTGTCGCCACTGCCGAAGCCCTGGAAGAAGAGCTTGCCCG
The window above is part of the uncultured Desulfovibrio sp. genome. Proteins encoded here:
- a CDS encoding IMP cyclohydrolase, with the translated sequence MDILPIRRAILSVTDKSGLVEFATFLTSRGVELISTGGTQKALEAAGLAVTAVSTVTGFPEILGGRVKTLHPKIHAGILANKDEPQHMQTLTEKGIRPFDLVCVNLYDFAGAVERHLSLEQAVEEIDIGGPCMLRAAAKNFHSILVLPSPQWYTAAMEEMEKDTTVGLEFRQVMASRAFEATSRYDALITSYLRP
- a CDS encoding exodeoxyribonuclease III, with amino-acid sequence MQLKLVSWNVNGLRAVAGKPEWEWFSRTEAQVVALQETKAHPDQLSEDVRDPDGWESHWSWSTVKKGYSGVAVFSKIPSLNVSIELPQPEFQGEGRLLHLEYPQFHFFNGYFPNGGAEELDDNGKPTGRFKRVPYKMGFFDAFLAYAEECRKSKPIVVCGDFNIAHKPIDLARPKQNEKYTGFLPEERAFLDRFTAMGYVDTFRHVHGDKADSYSWWSYKSRAREKNVGWRIDYFFVSQELVPAVRDAWIETDVFGSDHCPVGLCLEF